In Treponema sp. OMZ 798, the following proteins share a genomic window:
- a CDS encoding ABC transporter ATP-binding protein, translating into MLKKYFALSDKGARDLNKAVVIATLGNLFLIVPMGLSFYALQELLKPLEGGTFSALNPWAITGLCVLIVFVLFLIEKLKYRKTFNTCYEEAANVRISLAEHIRKLPLSYFGKKDLSDLTATLLNDVTTIEHALGHTGAELFGAIASIIISAAMLAFFDWRMTLALFTCAAFGFLFVYLSRKKARRYAVHVNGILFGIYNSIQQMLDNIKVLKSSDKKENYVKKVKDDIAYITKEAVKAELFVGSIMIGSIIVIRFGFPLVIAVGAVLFAQGTLPLFTYLVFLLIAGRIFEPLTAVFMLLGEFFHARTAVERQLEIVNYPKQTGSETFNPNGYDIQYDNVSFSYNDDANRDTVSNISFTAKQGEITALVGHSGCGKSTIARLAARFWDTASGTVRVGGVDVSTVEPETLLTAFSIVFQDVVLFNDTVYNNILVGNKDATKEQVLAAAKAARCHDFIEKLPEGYDTVIGENGYTLSGGERQRLSIARALLKDAPIILLDEATAALDPENETLIQEALTKLVKNKTVIVIAHRLRTVEHADKIVVLKEGKIEEIGTHAELMKGSSSYPVMYRLQKESESWSV; encoded by the coding sequence ATGTTAAAAAAATATTTTGCACTGTCGGACAAGGGCGCGCGAGACTTAAATAAGGCAGTCGTAATTGCAACCTTGGGGAATTTGTTTTTGATTGTGCCTATGGGACTTTCATTTTATGCCTTGCAGGAGCTTTTAAAGCCTTTGGAGGGCGGTACGTTTTCGGCACTCAATCCGTGGGCGATTACCGGTTTGTGTGTCTTAATCGTTTTTGTTCTTTTTTTGATTGAAAAACTGAAATACCGCAAAACGTTCAATACCTGCTATGAAGAAGCGGCGAACGTGCGTATTTCTCTTGCCGAACATATCCGAAAACTGCCCCTTTCGTATTTTGGAAAAAAAGATTTGTCCGATTTGACGGCAACGCTTTTAAACGATGTTACTACAATAGAACATGCACTTGGACACACAGGGGCAGAATTATTCGGGGCGATAGCTTCAATCATCATATCGGCGGCAATGCTCGCCTTTTTTGACTGGCGTATGACACTTGCCCTTTTTACCTGTGCAGCTTTCGGTTTTTTATTCGTGTACTTGTCGCGTAAAAAGGCACGCCGCTATGCAGTTCATGTGAACGGAATCCTTTTTGGTATTTATAATTCAATCCAGCAGATGCTTGATAACATAAAGGTGCTTAAATCCTCCGACAAAAAAGAGAACTATGTTAAAAAGGTAAAAGATGATATTGCATACATCACAAAGGAAGCCGTAAAAGCTGAATTATTTGTCGGCTCTATTATGATAGGTTCTATTATTGTTATCCGTTTCGGCTTTCCGTTGGTTATTGCCGTCGGTGCGGTTTTGTTTGCACAAGGGACATTGCCGCTTTTTACCTATCTTGTTTTTTTGCTGATTGCAGGAAGAATTTTTGAGCCCCTTACCGCCGTTTTTATGCTGCTCGGCGAATTTTTTCATGCACGTACGGCGGTAGAACGTCAGCTGGAAATCGTCAATTATCCCAAGCAGACAGGAAGCGAAACGTTTAATCCCAACGGCTACGACATTCAATACGACAATGTTTCCTTTTCATACAATGATGATGCAAACCGCGACACGGTAAGTAACATCAGCTTTACCGCCAAGCAGGGAGAAATAACCGCCCTTGTCGGACATTCAGGCTGCGGAAAATCTACGATTGCCCGTCTTGCAGCACGCTTTTGGGATACCGCTTCAGGTACAGTACGTGTTGGCGGGGTTGACGTTTCTACAGTAGAGCCTGAAACGCTTTTAACGGCTTTTTCAATTGTGTTCCAAGATGTCGTACTTTTTAACGACACAGTTTATAACAATATCCTCGTCGGCAATAAGGACGCAACCAAAGAACAAGTGCTTGCAGCCGCAAAAGCTGCACGCTGCCATGATTTTATCGAAAAACTGCCCGAAGGCTACGATACGGTTATCGGCGAAAACGGCTATACCCTTTCAGGCGGCGAGAGGCAGCGGCTTTCCATTGCCCGCGCACTTTTAAAAGATGCGCCTATTATTTTGCTCGATGAAGCCACGGCAGCCCTCGACCCCGAAAACGAAACGCTTATTCAAGAAGCCTTGACGAAACTTGTCAAAAATAAAACCGTCATTGTTATTGCTCACCGTTTGCGCACCGTAGAACACGCCGATAAAATCGTTGTCCTCAAAGAAGGCAAAATAGAAGAAATCGGCACACACGCTGAATTGATGAAA
- a CDS encoding ABC transporter ATP-binding protein, with product METAVNLQNLCFNYRSSENTDQANTKNLSALNDISISVKKGECILLTGISGCGKTSVLRTINGLIPNYYEGTLLGSIELLGELVQGKPIYEISKKVSTVFQNPKSQFFNLDTTSEILFFLENTGTPFERMHERLTFISEFLNIKHLLDRNIFNLSGGEKQMIAIASALAADTDIIVLDEPTSNLDLFYIEKITEVLNLLKKSGKTLIISEHRLYFLKDLIDRAFLIKEGKIEREFSQEEFILLSEQNRKELLLRPITMDKSVFNRPENSHYTQVPSSNFMTVENLRYRFKKEKEDFLHVQNLKMEFGKVISLTGKNGQGKSTFAKCLTGLLKAKKDSVLLNGKKINAKQRLNLSYMVLQDVGYQLFTESVEDEIALGKNKKIKREHISETESTGNIAPSIETILKAMNLTELKDKHPLSLSGGQKQRVSIGAAVSSNSRIIIMDEPTSGMDYFHMKETAKLINSIRSPETLILIISHDFEFLSLVADEILLMEKGTVISHSAFTKDRAEEVFNYLKNGVVH from the coding sequence ATGGAAACGGCTGTCAATCTTCAAAATCTTTGTTTTAATTATCGTTCTTCGGAAAATACGGATCAAGCAAATACGAAAAATTTATCTGCCCTAAATGATATTTCAATTTCGGTCAAAAAGGGAGAATGTATTCTGCTTACAGGAATTTCAGGCTGCGGAAAAACAAGTGTGCTGCGTACAATAAACGGTTTAATTCCAAACTATTATGAAGGAACACTTTTAGGTTCGATAGAACTTTTAGGAGAACTGGTACAGGGAAAACCCATTTACGAGATTTCAAAAAAAGTTTCTACCGTTTTTCAAAACCCGAAATCACAGTTTTTTAATTTGGATACTACTTCCGAAATTCTTTTCTTTCTTGAAAACACAGGCACACCTTTTGAACGTATGCATGAAAGGCTTACATTTATTTCGGAATTTTTAAATATCAAGCATCTTCTTGACCGGAATATTTTTAACCTTTCGGGCGGAGAAAAACAGATGATCGCTATAGCCTCTGCCCTTGCTGCGGATACCGATATCATTGTTTTGGATGAGCCGACCTCCAATTTGGATTTATTCTATATAGAAAAAATAACTGAAGTTCTTAACCTTTTAAAAAAATCGGGAAAAACTTTAATCATAAGTGAACACCGTCTGTATTTTTTAAAAGACCTTATAGATAGGGCTTTTTTAATAAAAGAAGGTAAAATCGAAAGAGAATTTTCTCAAGAAGAATTTATTTTGCTTTCGGAACAAAATAGAAAAGAACTATTACTTCGCCCTATAACGATGGATAAAAGTGTTTTTAACCGTCCGGAAAATTCGCATTATACTCAAGTGCCATCTTCAAATTTTATGACTGTAGAAAATTTACGCTACCGTTTTAAAAAAGAAAAAGAGGATTTTCTCCATGTGCAAAATTTAAAAATGGAGTTCGGCAAGGTAATATCTCTTACCGGAAAAAACGGGCAAGGCAAAAGTACATTTGCTAAATGTCTTACAGGTTTACTTAAAGCAAAAAAAGATTCTGTTTTGCTAAATGGAAAAAAGATTAATGCAAAACAAAGGCTCAACCTTTCGTACATGGTATTGCAAGATGTAGGCTATCAGCTTTTTACCGAAAGCGTTGAAGATGAAATAGCTTTAGGAAAAAATAAAAAGATTAAACGGGAACACATCAGCGAAACCGAAAGTACGGGAAACATAGCTCCAAGTATTGAAACAATTTTAAAAGCAATGAATTTAACCGAACTAAAAGATAAGCACCCTTTAAGTTTATCCGGCGGACAAAAACAAAGGGTTTCAATTGGAGCTGCCGTCAGTTCAAACTCGCGAATCATCATAATGGATGAACCGACTTCGGGTATGGACTACTTTCACATGAAAGAAACTGCAAAACTAATTAACTCGATACGCTCGCCCGAAACACTTATTTTAATTATCAGTCACGACTTTGAATTTTTAAGCCTTGTTGCAGACGAAATACTCTTGATGGAAAAGGGAACGGTAATTTCGCACTCTGCATTTACAAAAGACAGGGCTGAAGAAGTTTTTAATTATTTGAAAAATGGGGTAGTTCATTAA
- a CDS encoding energy-coupling factor transporter transmembrane protein EcfT, whose amino-acid sequence MKKDALVVLDPRTKIFLVLAMGASITILVPIYVEILSAGLLAFLFLMNGQVKSAIKLMAVFLFFAALTYLPKNLSGVTTVVLPVGFMVRRFMMPIVAGNYLIASTPVGLLMNALEKLKLPYSIVITAAVMFRFFPTLKEEYGNIKNAMKMRGIGLNAVNVITKPLLTLEYVMVPLLSSASRIGDELAAAGHTKGVDAPLKKVRYKTSRFTGADVVIFIYIIAVFIAAAITRIHS is encoded by the coding sequence ATGAAAAAAGACGCACTCGTGGTTCTTGATCCGCGGACAAAAATATTTTTAGTTTTAGCTATGGGAGCCTCGATAACAATTCTTGTTCCTATATATGTAGAGATTTTAAGCGCAGGTCTTTTAGCCTTCTTATTCTTGATGAACGGGCAAGTTAAGTCTGCAATAAAATTGATGGCAGTTTTTTTATTTTTTGCAGCTCTCACCTATTTACCGAAAAACTTATCGGGAGTTACAACCGTCGTATTGCCGGTCGGTTTTATGGTACGCCGTTTTATGATGCCTATTGTTGCAGGAAATTATCTAATCGCATCAACCCCTGTAGGGCTTTTAATGAATGCCCTAGAAAAATTAAAACTGCCTTATTCAATAGTCATAACTGCGGCAGTTATGTTCCGTTTTTTTCCTACATTAAAAGAAGAATACGGAAATATTAAAAATGCAATGAAGATGCGCGGTATCGGCCTTAATGCAGTAAACGTAATTACTAAGCCCCTTTTAACGCTTGAATATGTGATGGTTCCCCTTCTATCATCCGCTTCAAGAATAGGAGATGAACTTGCTGCAGCAGGACATACAAAGGGAGTAGATGCTCCTTTAAAAAAGGTGCGCTATAAAACTTCCCGTTTTACAGGCGCCGATGTTGTTATTTTTATTTATATCATTGCAGTGTTTATCGCTGCCGCTATAACAAGGATTCATTCATAA
- a CDS encoding MptD family putative ECF transporter S component: protein MNNRLALKELINIGIFSVIYFVGLFVIGMPLGFLVITYLAFPFTVSLILGIAVMFLLAKVQKPLGLFIFAAIPGCLMTLMGHTPVVAIHSLIVAVLAEIVRKVLGYNTAKGSIVGYSIMSLWLCGAFWQIFLLKDQYFALTEKMMGTDYARELTSLPWWIMPMLYVTAFLGGILGGLLGKKVLKKHFEKAGLL from the coding sequence ATGAACAACAGGTTAGCTTTAAAGGAACTTATAAATATCGGTATTTTTTCCGTTATTTATTTTGTCGGACTTTTTGTGATTGGTATGCCCTTAGGTTTTTTGGTTATAACCTATTTGGCCTTCCCCTTTACAGTAAGCTTAATTTTAGGAATTGCAGTAATGTTCTTGCTCGCAAAGGTACAAAAACCTTTAGGACTTTTTATCTTTGCAGCAATTCCCGGCTGTCTTATGACTCTTATGGGACACACACCTGTAGTTGCAATCCACAGTTTAATCGTTGCAGTCCTTGCAGAAATCGTACGAAAGGTACTCGGCTATAACACAGCAAAGGGAAGCATCGTAGGATATTCTATAATGTCGCTGTGGCTCTGCGGTGCGTTTTGGCAAATCTTCCTTTTAAAAGATCAATACTTTGCCCTCACCGAAAAAATGATGGGAACAGACTATGCAAGAGAATTAACAAGTCTTCCTTGGTGGATTATGCCCATGCTCTATGTTACCGCATTTTTAGGCGGAATACTCGGAGGACTTTTGGGTAAAAAGGTTTTAAAGAAACACTTTGAAAAGGCAGGGCTTCTGTAA
- a CDS encoding TetR/AcrR family transcriptional regulator: protein MKEKILADKEDLNTAAKILNAAKQEFLGKGFMGTGVRSIADKAGLTTGAIYNLFKNKDAIFKALVGEVFDEMIKALKKDTSPSESGYNMKTSDLSVIVENSRKRFLYMIDFFFEHRDEMKLLICCARGSSYEFIFDEAAAMMEKETIRWLEYDGVKINKRIKFFIHVMASSHFDNLKEIFYHDLTKKEAIEYVLDFNTYHCAGWKYYWMEKVNS, encoded by the coding sequence ATGAAAGAAAAAATTTTAGCAGATAAGGAAGATCTCAATACGGCGGCAAAAATTTTAAACGCTGCAAAGCAAGAATTTCTTGGAAAGGGTTTTATGGGAACCGGAGTTCGCTCTATTGCCGATAAAGCAGGTCTTACAACAGGAGCAATTTATAACCTATTCAAAAACAAAGACGCTATTTTCAAAGCCCTTGTTGGAGAAGTTTTTGATGAGATGATAAAAGCATTAAAAAAAGATACCTCTCCTTCAGAAAGCGGATATAATATGAAGACAAGCGACCTTTCCGTGATTGTTGAAAATTCACGCAAGCGTTTTTTATACATGATCGATTTTTTCTTCGAACATCGGGATGAGATGAAGCTTCTTATTTGCTGTGCAAGAGGAAGCTCTTATGAATTCATTTTTGATGAAGCTGCAGCAATGATGGAAAAAGAAACCATACGATGGTTAGAATATGACGGAGTAAAAATTAACAAAAGAATAAAATTTTTTATTCATGTCATGGCTTCTTCGCATTTCGATAATTTAAAAGAAATATTCTATCATGACTTAACAAAAAAAGAAGCTATAGAGTATGTACTGGATTTTAATACCTATCACTGTGCCGGATGGAAATATTATTGGATGGAAAAAGTGAATTCATAA
- the fabZ gene encoding 3-hydroxyacyl-ACP dehydratase FabZ: MSLTKDIESLIPHRKPFLFVDEIISADEKGSVSEHVFTQEEFFFKGHFPEYPVVPGVILVETMAQAGGAALSFQKIFEEGSLFFLATVDKVKFRSQVKPGDKVRMEVTNLRVSPRMIKQAGKAFIGNTLAAEAEWMCLVGKEA; this comes from the coding sequence ATGAGTCTTACAAAAGATATAGAAAGTTTGATTCCTCACCGAAAGCCTTTTTTGTTTGTTGATGAGATTATATCTGCCGATGAAAAAGGCAGTGTGAGCGAGCATGTTTTTACACAAGAAGAATTCTTTTTTAAGGGACACTTTCCCGAATATCCAGTAGTGCCCGGGGTTATCCTTGTCGAAACAATGGCTCAGGCCGGAGGAGCCGCTTTAAGCTTTCAAAAGATTTTTGAAGAAGGCTCTTTATTCTTTTTGGCCACCGTGGATAAGGTTAAATTCCGCTCTCAGGTTAAGCCGGGGGACAAGGTGAGAATGGAAGTTACAAACTTGCGTGTATCGCCCCGAATGATTAAGCAGGCGGGCAAGGCATTTATAGGCAATACCCTTGCCGCCGAAGCCGAATGGATGTGCCTTGTCGGCAAGGAGGCTTAA
- a CDS encoding CAP domain-containing protein — protein sequence MKNKLFALWLFTTFIFLSSCESISSHAAKNISLNNNIIQNPIVRDVLIELNRVRSNPKKYAEEEIKPRLKLFEGKLYKVPGEIPILTNEGAPAVRECIDVLMKTKPMGTLELEKGLSLAAQWLADDQAKTGQAGHYGSDGSSPFDRMNRYGKRLITAGENCAYGPKTGREIVAQLLIDDGVPDRGHRINILKKEFKKVGIGYNDTGKAPYGAVSVMDFAGDYISK from the coding sequence ATGAAAAACAAATTATTTGCACTTTGGCTGTTTACTACTTTTATTTTTTTAAGTTCATGTGAAAGTATTTCTTCCCATGCAGCCAAAAATATTTCTTTAAACAATAATATAATACAAAATCCTATCGTAAGAGATGTTCTAATTGAACTTAACAGAGTAAGAAGCAATCCTAAAAAATATGCCGAAGAAGAAATTAAACCCAGACTGAAACTTTTTGAAGGAAAGCTTTATAAGGTTCCGGGCGAAATCCCCATATTAACAAATGAAGGAGCTCCGGCTGTACGGGAATGTATAGATGTTCTAATGAAGACAAAGCCTATGGGAACTTTAGAGCTTGAAAAGGGTCTCAGTCTTGCAGCCCAGTGGCTTGCCGATGATCAAGCCAAAACAGGACAGGCAGGTCACTACGGAAGCGACGGGTCTTCTCCCTTTGACCGAATGAACCGTTACGGTAAGCGGCTTATAACTGCCGGAGAAAACTGTGCATACGGCCCTAAAACAGGAAGAGAAATTGTAGCACAGCTTTTAATCGATGACGGAGTTCCGGACCGCGGCCACCGCATAAATATCCTCAAAAAAGAATTTAAAAAGGTAGGTATCGGTTATAATGATACTGGTAAGGCCCCCTACGGTGCCGTAAGCGTTATGGACTTCGCAGGGGACTATATTTCAAAATAG
- a CDS encoding UDP-N-acetylmuramoyl-L-alanyl-D-glutamate--2,6-diaminopimelate ligase: MEYTKSIAECIKAVEVVNSFGNDKSLINSTEYDSRKVRPCGIDDKTHLKKGTAFFALPGIHTDGKKFINSAIENGALCVFYEGDLEVSDAADKTGASAIEKAKDVCFVQVKDVRKAMSKVSAFLYDKPSSALGVIGITGTEGKSSTVSFIFQLLNLCGKKTGFFSTVEYSIDGKVIPNPEHQTTPESTIVQLRLAQMRDSGCGYAVVESSSHGLSPRTARLEDVIFDAGVFMNVTQEHLEFHGTIEQYRYDKANLFRALDKNEGKGMPIFGVVNYEDPSAPYFMEATKKNVYPFSTEPKDLKKIEEYEGLFAKDIEESSNGIKFTLCDFSSKKEYGCELKLAGIFNVKNILASILAVQKITGLDIETIIEKLPLVKPVKGRMMLIDEGQDFEVLIDYAHTPSSFMTIFPSIKRRIEKSGGKVISLFGSGGERDVKKRPEQGRIAALYSDIVILADEDPRGEDSVELLEMIAAGCPEKRRGEELFIIPDRPSAIKKAFSLAGKNDAVLLLGKGHENSIIFKDRTMPYDEETTARKLLKEMLGK; encoded by the coding sequence ATGGAATACACAAAATCGATTGCGGAATGTATCAAGGCTGTTGAAGTTGTAAATAGCTTTGGAAACGATAAGTCTCTTATAAATTCTACCGAATATGATTCACGCAAAGTCCGTCCTTGCGGCATTGATGATAAAACGCATCTTAAAAAAGGCACCGCCTTTTTTGCTCTTCCGGGCATTCATACCGACGGAAAAAAATTTATAAATTCTGCAATCGAAAACGGAGCCCTTTGTGTTTTTTATGAAGGAGATTTAGAAGTCTCTGATGCCGCAGATAAAACGGGTGCTTCAGCCATAGAGAAGGCCAAGGATGTTTGCTTTGTTCAGGTGAAGGATGTACGCAAGGCCATGTCCAAGGTTTCTGCCTTTCTTTATGATAAGCCTTCAAGTGCCCTAGGCGTAATCGGTATTACCGGAACCGAGGGGAAGAGCAGCACGGTTTCTTTTATTTTTCAGCTTTTAAACCTCTGCGGAAAAAAGACAGGCTTTTTCTCTACGGTCGAATACTCCATAGACGGAAAGGTAATTCCTAACCCTGAGCACCAGACTACTCCGGAATCAACCATTGTCCAGCTTCGCCTTGCACAAATGAGGGATTCAGGCTGCGGTTATGCTGTGGTAGAGTCTTCCTCACACGGCCTTTCACCTAGGACGGCTCGCCTTGAAGATGTGATCTTTGACGCAGGTGTTTTTATGAACGTAACTCAGGAGCACTTGGAATTCCACGGAACTATCGAGCAGTACCGCTATGACAAGGCCAATCTTTTTAGGGCCTTGGATAAAAATGAGGGTAAGGGTATGCCGATATTCGGGGTAGTAAACTATGAAGACCCTTCAGCTCCTTATTTTATGGAAGCAACCAAGAAGAATGTCTATCCTTTCAGTACTGAGCCTAAAGACCTAAAAAAGATTGAAGAATATGAAGGCCTTTTTGCAAAGGATATTGAAGAGTCGTCAAACGGAATTAAATTTACACTTTGCGATTTTTCTTCTAAAAAAGAATACGGGTGCGAATTAAAACTTGCCGGAATCTTTAACGTAAAAAATATTTTGGCCTCTATTTTGGCTGTTCAAAAAATTACCGGCCTCGATATCGAAACCATAATCGAAAAGCTCCCCCTTGTAAAACCCGTAAAGGGCAGGATGATGCTCATAGATGAGGGGCAGGATTTTGAGGTTCTTATAGACTATGCACACACTCCTTCTTCCTTTATGACGATTTTTCCTTCGATAAAGAGACGTATAGAAAAATCCGGCGGAAAGGTAATAAGCCTTTTCGGTTCCGGCGGAGAGCGTGACGTAAAGAAAAGACCGGAGCAGGGCAGGATAGCGGCTCTTTATTCCGACATCGTAATCCTTGCAGATGAAGACCCTCGCGGAGAAGACTCCGTTGAGCTTTTGGAAATGATAGCAGCAGGCTGTCCCGAAAAAAGGCGAGGCGAAGAACTCTTTATCATCCCCGATCGCCCCTCAGCCATCAAAAAAGCCTTCAGTCTTGCCGGCAAAAACGACGCAGTCCTCCTTCTGGGAAAGGGACATGAAAACTCCATCATCTTTAAGGATAGAACCATGCCCTACGATGAAGAAACAACGGCAAGGAAATTGTTAAAAGAAATGCTTGGAAAATAA
- a CDS encoding FGGY-family carbohydrate kinase, whose protein sequence is MGVFIGIDLGTTSLKIIGINESADHLFTESIPNVVITKGRCKELDMAVLWNSVCTLIKDTILKHNLQSRNILAVGICGQGEGLFALDANKKPFQNAILWNDNRAASLANSLNEDIKIREKIKNITGSFPFSGATGVLLTYLKTTNPKNYKNIQYVLFCKDYIRFCLTGKIYTDYTDASTSLLNLKTKNYSEELFSLLGISDIIDKLPELKSPFDLGGTVSREAAKLTGLLEGTPVSVGMLDLVSAFMGNGAKNINDVSITLGTTSSAGIILNNDTSLNTLAGFEMHYIDSKLIEVMATMSGAGNLNWIKKIFFTDTGCETNIDDKTFFEYLDKNIPLIPPGALGVMYLPFISQGGERMPFNNPNARASFVGLSQNVSISVMIRSVMEGVGFSILDCLKHLSDWDKISQDNKIFLSGGGASSAVWPQIISDILGKNIMVIDGKAFSARGAAYSALYCYYKTAPDKTNLVDFSTFKLFKPNIENHKLYEKMYNLYYKLRLSQAEMWDELKQIRDISKSLITEKEQ, encoded by the coding sequence TTGGGTGTTTTTATAGGTATTGATTTAGGAACAACTTCCTTAAAAATTATAGGTATCAATGAGAGTGCGGATCATCTTTTTACTGAATCGATACCTAATGTAGTAATTACAAAAGGGAGATGCAAAGAACTGGATATGGCTGTATTATGGAATAGCGTTTGCACCTTAATAAAAGATACCATTTTAAAACACAACCTTCAATCTAGAAATATCTTAGCTGTGGGAATTTGTGGTCAAGGTGAAGGCCTTTTTGCTTTAGATGCAAATAAAAAGCCTTTTCAAAATGCTATTTTATGGAATGATAACAGAGCAGCTTCTTTGGCAAATTCATTAAATGAAGATATTAAAATTAGAGAAAAAATAAAAAATATAACGGGTTCTTTTCCGTTTTCCGGTGCGACCGGTGTTTTGCTTACTTATTTAAAAACAACCAATCCTAAAAATTATAAAAATATTCAGTATGTTTTATTTTGTAAAGATTATATTAGATTTTGTTTAACAGGAAAAATATATACTGATTATACGGATGCTTCTACTTCTTTATTAAATTTAAAAACAAAAAATTATTCAGAAGAATTATTTTCCTTATTGGGTATCTCGGATATTATCGATAAATTACCGGAGTTAAAATCACCTTTTGATTTAGGCGGAACAGTAAGTCGGGAAGCTGCAAAGTTAACCGGTTTGTTGGAAGGTACTCCTGTGTCTGTAGGTATGTTGGATCTTGTTTCCGCATTTATGGGTAACGGAGCAAAGAACATTAATGATGTGAGTATTACTCTCGGTACTACAAGTTCAGCAGGTATAATATTAAATAATGACACGTCTTTAAACACTCTTGCAGGCTTTGAAATGCACTACATCGATTCTAAACTAATAGAAGTAATGGCTACTATGAGTGGGGCCGGTAATTTAAACTGGATAAAAAAAATATTTTTTACCGACACAGGCTGTGAAACAAATATTGACGATAAAACCTTTTTTGAATACTTGGATAAAAATATTCCGCTAATTCCGCCCGGGGCTTTGGGTGTAATGTATTTGCCTTTTATAAGTCAAGGCGGAGAAAGAATGCCTTTTAACAATCCTAACGCCAGAGCAAGTTTTGTAGGCTTATCACAAAATGTATCTATCAGTGTGATGATTCGCTCTGTTATGGAAGGAGTTGGTTTTTCTATTTTGGACTGTCTAAAACATTTAAGCGATTGGGATAAAATTAGTCAAGACAATAAAATCTTTCTTTCAGGAGGAGGAGCTTCAAGTGCTGTGTGGCCTCAAATTATATCCGATATATTAGGAAAAAATATAATGGTTATAGACGGAAAAGCTTTTTCTGCAAGAGGGGCTGCATATTCGGCTTTATATTGTTATTATAAAACGGCCCCTGATAAAACAAACCTTGTAGATTTTTCTACTTTTAAACTTTTCAAACCAAATATAGAAAATCATAAATTATATGAAAAAATGTATAATTTATACTACAAATTAAGATTATCGCAGGCTGAAATGTGGGATGAACTCAAACAAATAAGAGATATAAGCAAAAGCTTAATTACGGAGAAAGAACAATGA
- a CDS encoding 2-hydroxyacid dehydrogenase: protein MKILITAELTEHVVKELSTLGTVTKDGWQTEFRVFNEDEMQKIVAGYDIIITSYDEITKKVIDSADKTKNIICTRASPVNVDIAYANAKGIKVSFTPGRNSDSAAEYTIALMMTIGRKIAQSYTALKRGEYTKKSQSEKKLKDGLKEDVTWALSADTPYVIFKGNQLCGNTLGIIGYGDIGRRVSKIANAMGMKVLAYDKYSKAADGIAEFVDFDYLLKHSDFISVHVKPSPENKHFINADAFKLMKKTAYIVNTARGSLIDEKALIEALRNKEIAGAALDVFESEPISEKHPFITELDNVLITPHLGGATYEAIQNHSKMVLEEVKNILDNRKLSYEYKL, encoded by the coding sequence ATGAAAATATTGATAACTGCCGAATTAACGGAGCATGTAGTTAAAGAGCTTTCAACCTTAGGAACTGTAACAAAAGATGGATGGCAGACCGAGTTTAGAGTTTTTAATGAAGATGAAATGCAAAAAATAGTTGCCGGTTATGATATAATAATTACCAGTTATGATGAAATAACAAAAAAAGTTATAGATTCAGCCGATAAAACAAAAAATATAATTTGTACCAGAGCATCTCCTGTTAATGTGGATATTGCCTATGCAAATGCAAAAGGTATAAAAGTATCTTTTACCCCCGGAAGAAATTCCGATAGTGCAGCGGAGTATACAATTGCACTTATGATGACTATAGGCAGAAAAATTGCTCAGTCATATACTGCTTTAAAACGAGGCGAGTATACGAAAAAATCACAATCTGAAAAAAAACTTAAAGATGGATTAAAAGAAGATGTAACATGGGCTCTTAGTGCCGACACACCTTATGTTATTTTTAAGGGCAACCAATTATGCGGTAATACTTTGGGTATAATAGGTTACGGTGATATTGGGCGGAGAGTTTCTAAAATTGCTAATGCTATGGGAATGAAGGTTTTGGCTTATGATAAATACAGTAAAGCGGCGGATGGAATTGCGGAATTTGTTGATTTTGATTATTTACTAAAGCACAGTGATTTTATAAGTGTACATGTTAAACCTTCACCGGAAAACAAGCATTTTATAAATGCTGATGCTTTCAAACTTATGAAAAAAACAGCATATATCGTGAATACAGCCAGAGGCTCTTTGATTGACGAAAAAGCCTTGATAGAAGCTTTAAGAAATAAGGAAATTGCAGGAGCTGCTTTGGATGTATTTGAATCGGAACCTATTTCTGAAAAACATCCGTTTATTACTGAGTTAGATAATGTTCTTATAACGCCGCACTTGGGCGGTGCTACTTATGAAGCAATACAAAATCATAGTAAAATGGTGTTGGAAGAAGTAAAAAATATTCTAGACAATAGAAAACTCAGTTATGAATATAAATTATAA